One window of Thermocoleostomius sinensis A174 genomic DNA carries:
- a CDS encoding Uma2 family endonuclease: protein MIQTIDTLIQNSLSFEQFLNYEFSDEGRYELINGNIVRILATRQHDNIAEFIADTFKAEVKRRNLNYRVSGRVMIRTVTPEGKEQGRFPDVSVVDRTLWDANLSAYTAFTDPPQIAIEVVSSNWEDDYIDKLDEYQRLGIPEYWIVDYQAVGSRSLLGHPKIPTIFVCLLDQSGQYQLHPYRGDEPIESPTFPELSITANQIFEA from the coding sequence ATGATACAAACCATAGACACGCTTATTCAAAATTCTCTAAGCTTCGAGCAGTTCTTGAACTATGAATTCTCCGATGAGGGACGCTACGAGCTAATCAACGGAAATATTGTGAGGATTTTAGCCACTCGACAGCATGACAACATCGCAGAATTTATCGCGGATACGTTCAAAGCCGAAGTCAAACGACGAAACTTGAACTATCGCGTTTCCGGTCGAGTTATGATTCGCACCGTTACTCCAGAAGGCAAAGAGCAGGGACGGTTTCCGGATGTCAGTGTGGTCGATCGCACTTTATGGGATGCTAATCTTTCCGCCTATACTGCCTTCACCGATCCGCCTCAAATTGCGATTGAGGTCGTGTCCTCCAACTGGGAGGATGATTACATTGACAAACTCGATGAATACCAACGGCTAGGCATTCCCGAATACTGGATCGTAGATTACCAAGCAGTCGGTAGCCGATCGCTCCTTGGTCATCCTAAAATTCCAACGATTTTCGTTTGCTTACTCGATCAGAGCGGACAATACCAGCTTCACCCCTATCGTGGCGATGAGCCGATCGAGTCACCCACATTTCCAGAACTATCCATAACTGCGAATCAGATATTTGAGGCTTAG
- a CDS encoding Uma2 family endonuclease, with the protein MTAPSIQALTLEEFLNHPYIEDSPAWEYADGDAMQKTMPKTRHSLLQKRLLAEIDGHSETYTALPELRCTFAGRSIVPDVAVVAWSRIPVNERGEPEDNFLEAPDWSIEILSPDQKANRVIDNLLHCIKQGGQLVWMIDPDDYSILIFAPQQEPNVCRGRCPLQVLPGVDLELTAEQIFEWLQINRR; encoded by the coding sequence ATGACCGCTCCTTCAATCCAGGCTCTTACCCTTGAAGAATTCCTCAACCATCCCTACATTGAGGACTCTCCAGCCTGGGAATATGCAGATGGGGATGCGATGCAAAAAACCATGCCAAAAACTCGACATTCCCTCTTACAAAAGCGACTGTTGGCTGAAATTGATGGGCACAGTGAAACCTACACCGCATTACCTGAATTACGCTGTACGTTCGCCGGAAGATCGATCGTTCCTGATGTGGCAGTTGTGGCATGGAGTCGGATTCCAGTCAATGAACGAGGAGAACCAGAGGACAATTTTTTGGAAGCTCCGGATTGGTCAATTGAGATTCTTTCACCTGATCAAAAAGCCAATCGTGTGATTGATAATCTTTTGCACTGCATCAAGCAGGGTGGTCAGTTGGTGTGGATGATCGATCCCGATGATTATTCCATTCTGATTTTTGCGCCGCAACAAGAACCGAATGTGTGTCGAGGGCGTTGTCCCCTTCAAGTATTGCCAGGGGTTGACTTGGAGTTAACCGCTGAGCAAATTTTTGAGTGGCTCCAAATCAACAGACGTTAA
- a CDS encoding Uma2 family endonuclease, which translates to MASPLPLQTISTDTWVEATWEAFLTFADDPVLASGRFYYDQGYMRIEMSPLGAAHGQDNTVLSTLVNLYAAVKMLSIKGFTNTTFRKAKVRESQPDLAFYVGQGLKLPPYNNAPVNLDECDPPTLVIEIAASSLEDECDRQQRLYQHLGVREYWVVNVNTGQVFATALSNADGTKIRESQVLPGLGIDLVEKALRRSRTEEDGAISRWLLNVFSELGSAQ; encoded by the coding sequence ATGGCTAGCCCTCTTCCTCTGCAAACGATCTCCACCGATACGTGGGTTGAGGCGACCTGGGAAGCGTTTCTGACTTTTGCAGATGATCCGGTTTTGGCAAGCGGTAGATTTTATTATGATCAGGGTTACATGAGGATTGAGATGTCGCCGCTTGGTGCTGCACACGGTCAGGATAATACGGTACTTTCAACGCTAGTCAACCTCTATGCAGCGGTTAAGATGCTCTCTATTAAGGGATTTACTAATACCACCTTCAGAAAAGCGAAAGTACGCGAATCCCAACCCGATCTCGCTTTTTACGTGGGTCAAGGACTGAAACTTCCACCCTACAATAACGCTCCAGTTAACTTGGATGAATGCGATCCGCCAACCCTTGTGATCGAAATTGCGGCTTCTTCCTTAGAGGATGAATGCGATCGCCAGCAAAGGCTTTATCAACACCTCGGCGTTCGGGAATATTGGGTGGTGAATGTAAATACGGGTCAGGTGTTTGCGACTGCTCTGTCCAATGCTGATGGGACAAAGATTCGTGAATCTCAAGTCTTACCAGGACTAGGAATTGATCTGGTAGAAAAGGCTCTTAGACGATCGCGTACAGAAGAGGATGGAGCCATTAGTCGATGGTTGTTGAACGTTTTTAGCGAATTAGGATCTGCACAATAA
- a CDS encoding Rpn family recombination-promoting nuclease/putative transposase — protein sequence MCVNVETIAHFYLFLLHRCHNDRPFLSIASEAKTRKAEFKGRRVIWTGKIWFASVSNDGAIEPVLVFPAPFSTFRVPRSVFFFMFDNVSKFLIEQFPEDFATWLIGKPIALSELSPSELSLEPIRADALVLLQSDDLVLHCEFQTAPDPTMPFRMADYRLRVYRRFPNKRMVQVVIYLRETESNLVRQTTFELDTLRHEFQVMRLWEQPIEPFLQLPGLLPYAALAQTTDRVSTLRQVAQAIENIGDRTDQSNLAAATGIMAGLVLNQETIRRVLRRELMQESVIYQELKEEARQEAKQSEVNLILRQLARRLNQAIPPGSTAQIQSLSFTQLEALGEALLEFTTLVDLETWLATNPGEWSGDS from the coding sequence TTGTGCGTAAATGTAGAAACGATCGCCCATTTTTATCTATTTCTTCTGCATCGATGCCACAACGATCGCCCGTTTCTATCCATTGCCAGTGAAGCCAAAACGCGAAAGGCGGAATTTAAAGGCAGACGAGTGATTTGGACAGGTAAAATATGGTTTGCCTCTGTCAGCAACGATGGTGCGATCGAGCCAGTCCTTGTCTTTCCCGCTCCTTTTTCTACCTTTCGTGTTCCGCGTTCCGTGTTCTTCTTCATGTTTGACAACGTTTCCAAATTCCTCATCGAACAATTTCCAGAAGACTTTGCAACCTGGCTCATCGGCAAACCGATCGCCCTTAGTGAACTCAGCCCATCGGAGCTTTCCCTGGAACCCATTCGTGCCGATGCTCTGGTCTTGTTGCAATCCGACGACCTCGTGCTGCACTGCGAATTTCAAACCGCTCCAGACCCAACCATGCCCTTTCGCATGGCAGATTATCGCCTGCGAGTGTATCGAAGGTTTCCCAATAAACGCATGGTGCAAGTTGTGATTTATCTGCGAGAAACTGAGTCTAACTTAGTGCGGCAAACTACCTTTGAGCTAGACACCCTGCGCCATGAATTTCAGGTCATGCGGCTCTGGGAACAACCGATCGAACCATTTCTCCAACTTCCAGGACTCCTTCCCTATGCAGCACTAGCTCAAACAACCGATCGAGTCAGTACGCTACGGCAAGTTGCTCAGGCGATCGAGAATATCGGCGATCGAACTGACCAAAGCAACCTGGCAGCAGCGACTGGGATCATGGCTGGGTTAGTATTGAATCAAGAAACAATCCGGCGAGTGTTACGGAGAGAACTCATGCAAGAATCTGTGATTTACCAGGAGTTAAAAGAGGAAGCACGTCAGGAAGCTAAACAGTCCGAGGTCAATCTAATCCTTCGACAACTGGCACGTCGCCTCAACCAGGCTATCCCTCCTGGAAGCACGGCTCAAATTCAGTCACTCTCTTTCACTCAACTAGAAGCATTGGGCGAAGCGTTGCTAGAGTTTACAACACTCGTCGATCTGGAAACCTGGTTGGCGACAAATCCGGGAGAGTGGTCAGGCGATTCCTGA